A single region of the Deltaproteobacteria bacterium genome encodes:
- a CDS encoding sigma 54-interacting transcriptional regulator: protein MSGQQSTHSANQQLDSFSLDICILGSPDYARYLAAILRSSAAASHYKNMQITSTSPMEARSKVFSERPDVLIAHIDARMAVSDLVWLRALLSQLRERFDNDIYIIIALSNPLKLTYVGALLFKDSSSLKPSGLIDNVAIAPPSGMPTIATLEQQLLDLLPLVISEMKRRESGQCPLPHLWEDDWVPIMCDPKSQHTWMQWLPRYASYTNENALIIGPTGSGKTRLARALHKLSQRRGPFVSITPRDFSSTELVQAELFGAVAGAYTGAVEKWGLVKLADSGTLFIDELQSIDQDLQGKLITFIENKIYRRVGEADSHVADVRFIFATNRPLHELVETGCIREDFAYRLERLQLFLSSIDTRRLDIAAGASFSLAKVLIERAYSSKTDSQHQLAEPVSVEGLTEDAYRLLISATWPGNLRQLENTIARLVELADIKNSRLIDFECMNTAMNDLLREPELTPRDVFREAALLTAASVANHQVDSLETCLMELEENIRNKALELAGGDIEVAAKFIKDSKKAMELFSATRQLL, encoded by the coding sequence ATGTCCGGGCAGCAATCCACGCATAGCGCAAACCAACAGTTAGACTCTTTCTCCCTCGACATTTGCATCCTAGGCTCTCCCGACTATGCTAGATATCTCGCGGCCATCTTGCGCAGCTCTGCCGCCGCCTCTCACTACAAGAACATGCAAATCACCTCCACCTCGCCCATGGAAGCGCGGTCGAAAGTGTTCTCCGAAAGGCCCGACGTATTAATAGCGCATATTGACGCCAGGATGGCAGTAAGCGATCTCGTCTGGCTTCGCGCCCTATTAAGTCAACTCCGCGAAAGATTCGACAACGACATTTACATCATTATAGCACTGTCCAATCCCTTAAAACTAACTTATGTCGGCGCACTTCTATTTAAGGATAGCTCATCACTAAAACCTTCCGGTCTCATCGATAACGTCGCTATCGCGCCTCCATCCGGTATGCCAACTATTGCTACACTTGAGCAACAGCTTCTAGACCTTCTTCCTCTTGTAATATCTGAGATGAAGCGGAGAGAATCCGGTCAATGCCCATTGCCACATTTATGGGAGGATGACTGGGTGCCTATTATGTGCGATCCGAAGAGCCAACACACGTGGATGCAGTGGTTGCCGCGCTATGCCAGCTACACAAACGAAAACGCCCTAATCATTGGGCCCACTGGTAGCGGCAAAACTAGATTAGCCCGAGCGCTGCATAAACTTTCTCAAAGACGCGGGCCATTTGTTAGCATTACACCACGAGATTTTTCGTCAACGGAGCTCGTGCAAGCAGAACTGTTCGGCGCCGTTGCTGGAGCCTACACTGGAGCCGTGGAAAAGTGGGGATTGGTCAAGCTGGCAGACAGTGGCACGTTATTTATAGACGAATTGCAGAGCATAGATCAGGACCTACAAGGCAAGCTGATAACCTTTATCGAAAATAAAATTTACAGAAGGGTCGGCGAAGCCGATAGCCATGTCGCCGATGTTCGATTTATTTTTGCGACTAATCGCCCATTGCACGAGCTCGTGGAGACTGGCTGTATTCGCGAAGACTTTGCCTATCGACTTGAGCGTCTACAACTTTTTCTCTCTTCTATAGACACGCGCAGGCTCGATATAGCAGCGGGGGCAAGCTTTTCTTTGGCAAAGGTGTTAATCGAACGCGCATACTCTAGTAAAACAGACTCACAACACCAATTAGCAGAACCAGTTTCAGTCGAGGGCCTAACTGAAGATGCTTATCGCCTGCTAATCAGTGCCACATGGCCAGGGAACTTGCGACAACTTGAAAATACTATTGCGCGATTGGTCGAATTAGCAGATATAAAAAACAGTCGGCTAATCGATTTTGAATGCATGAATACAGCCATGAACGACCTTTTGAGGGAGCCAGAACTTACACCGCGTGATGTTTTTCGAGAAGCTGCCTTACTCACCGCAGCATCAGTAGCAAATCACCAGGTCGATTC